From the Prunus dulcis chromosome 4, ALMONDv2, whole genome shotgun sequence genome, one window contains:
- the LOC117626458 gene encoding malonyl-CoA decarboxylase, mitochondrial — protein sequence MNKKGLAILMRTRMRPNDARDLARSPLANLVNQTLPNSDGSQSSGRLLQGAPQQRNERLNASSNNERDFEVVLESMHSAISLSKTEILDSVLNDFSEGYFRLSYENRRKLLELLAKEYDLNRTQVRDLIKQYLGLELPGGSDNAPSTGIEEEACLSAFYRIERNLRHALKPAYEVLFERLNTHPGGLKFLSILRADILSILAEENIVSLRALDSYLKEKLSTWLSPATLELHQITWDDPASLLEKIVAYEAVHPISNLIDLKRRLGLGRRCFGYLHPAIPGEPLIFIEVALMKNVAQTVQEVLWDDPPSPECEATSALFYSISSTQPGLQGINLGRFLIKRVITLVKREMTNISTFATLSPIPGYMQWLLSKLASQSKLSEGEDIQHSPADTSGSTFWENILEPEEERALIDASVEFTSGKNSMEVLFNLLTSPNHEWTSSDKLLSALKPPLMRLCARYLLQEKKRGKALDSVANFHLQNGAMVERINWMADRSEKGLNQSGGIMVNYVYRLGKIEDYARSYFSAGHIHTSSDLSRYVKPLEEPQVTTL from the exons ATGAACAAGAAAGGGTTGGCCATTTTGATGCGAACCAGAATGAGGCCCAACGACGCCAGAGATCTCGCTCGCTCTCCTCTCGCC AATCTGGTTAACCAAACGCTGCCCAATTCCGATGGAAGCCAATCAAGTGGACGACTGCTGCAAGGTGCTCCACAACAACGAAACGAAAGGCTCAATGCCTCGAGCAACAATGAGAg GGATTTTGAAGTTGTACTTGAGTCCATGCACTCGGCGATTTCACTGAGCAAAACCGAAATTTTAGACTCTGTACTGAATGATTTCTCGGAG GGATATTTTAGACTCTCTTATGAGAATCGTCGAAAATTACTTGAACTACTTGCCAAGGAGTATGATCTTAACAGGACACAAGTTCGCGATTTGATAAAGCAATATTTGGGACTTGAGCTTCCTGGCGGCA GTGACAATGCTCCCTCAACTGGCATTGAAGAGGAGGCTTGTCTTTCTGCTTTCTATCGTATTGAGCGAAATCTAAGACATGCTCTCAAGCCGGCGTACGAAGTTCTATTTGAGCGGCTGAACACGCATCCCGGCGGGTTGAAGTTCTTGTCCATTCTTCGAGCTGATATTCTATCCATTCTCGC AGAGGAAAATATTGTGTCTTTGCGAGCGTTGGATTCCTACTTAAAGGAAAAACTTAGTACGTGGCTTAGCCCTGCTACATTAGAGCTTCACCAGATCACATGGGATGATCCAGCCTCTTTGCTGGAAAAAATTGTGGCTTATGAG GCTGTGCACCCAATTAGCAATCTTATAGATCTCAAGAGAAGGCTGGGACTCGGTCGCCGTTGTTTTGGATATTTACATCCAGCAATACCTG gTGAACCGCTTATTTTCATTGAAGTTGCACTCATGAAGAATGTGGCTCAAACAGTACAG GAAGTTTTGTGGGATGACCCTCCTAGTCCCGAATGTGAGGCTACAAGCGCTTTGTTTTACTCCATATCATCAACTCAG CCTGGCTTACAAGGGATCAACCTGGGAAGGTTTCTAATCAAACGTGTGATCACACTTGTGAAGAGAGAAATGACAAATATTTCT ACATTTGCGACTCTCAGCCCCATCCCAGGGTACATGCAGTGGCTCCTATCTAAGCTGGCTTCTCAATCAAAACTTTCTGAAGGTGAAGACATACAACATTCACCAGCTGATACATCTGGTTCTACGTTTTGGGAGAACATACTTGAACCAGAAGAGGAAAGAGCACTGATTGATGCCTCTGT GGAATTCACTTCTGGGAAAAACAGCATGGAAGTGTTGTTCAATTTATTGACTTCGCCAAACCATGAGTGGACAAGTTCTGATAAATTGCTTTCAGCATTAAAACCCCCTCTAATGCGACTGTGTGCCAG GTACCTTCtgcaagagaaaaagagaggaaaggcTCTGGATTCTGTTGCAAATTTTCACTTACAAAATGGAGCT ATGGTTGAAAGAATAAATTGGATGGCAGATCGGTCAGAGAAAGGCCTTAATCAAAGTGGTGGTATCATGGTGAACTATGTTTACAG ATTGGGGAAAATTGAAGACTATGCTCGGTCATATTTCAGTGCAGGGCATATCCATACTTCTAGCGATCTAAGCCGTTATGTTAAG CCATTGGAGGAACCTCAAGTGACAACACTATAG
- the LOC117626459 gene encoding chaperonin-like RBCX protein 1, chloroplastic, with protein sequence MEASATMLPLSQVPRFFPHKPNRSKLACPPCGPSKPRRTSLPSRLQCQKMYVPGFGEASPEAKAANNLHSFFTYIAVGIVTAQLESYNPEAYEEMMEFLSRNSLNDGDQFCANLMRESSRHNALALRILEVRSAYCKNDFEWDNLKRLAFKMVDESNTRLMRDYVLEISHVEGEGK encoded by the exons ATGGAAGCCTCTGCAACAATGCTCCCACTCTCTCAGGTCCCTCGTTTCTTCCCACATAAACCCAACAGAAGCAAATTAGCTTGTCCTCCTTGTGGCCCATCCAAACCAAGAAGAACCTCTCTGCCCAGTCGTCTACAGTGCCAAAAGATGTATGTCCCTG GATTTGGAGAAGCATCGCCAGAAGCAAAAGCAGCCAACAACCTCCATAGTTTCTTCACTTACATTGCAGTTGGGATTGTCACGGCACAGCTTGAG AGTTACAACCCCGAGGCATATGAAGAGATGATGGAATTTTTGAGTAGAAACTCGTTGAACGATGGAGACCAATTCTGTGCCAACTTGATGCGTGAATCTTCCAGGCATAACGCTCTTG CTTTGCGCATCTTAGAG GTTCGGTCGGCATATTGTAAAAATGATTTCGAGTGGGACAACTTAAAGCGATTAGCTTTCAAG ATGGTGGATGAATCCAACACGAGACTCATGAGAGATTATGTCTTAGAAATAAGTCATGTGGAAGGTGAAGGGAAGTAA